One window from the genome of Sphingomonas lacunae encodes:
- a CDS encoding PH domain-containing protein, producing MTSQDDALNPPAPAYLTVLRMRWFRTAALLVIIAATMDILLVRASAGPVGLFSAVVAVLGFLAVWRTPPRQFALLGHSIDEDSLRVVRGYLFRVDTIVPLVRIQHIDVGQGPLERFCGVAHLVVHTAGTHNSVVVLPGLLPEAAYLMRDAIRRKIRTDFV from the coding sequence ATGACCAGCCAAGATGATGCATTGAACCCGCCGGCGCCAGCCTATCTGACCGTGCTTCGCATGCGCTGGTTTAGAACCGCTGCGCTGCTTGTGATCATTGCGGCGACCATGGATATCTTGCTCGTTCGTGCGTCCGCCGGGCCAGTGGGGCTTTTTAGCGCGGTCGTAGCCGTGTTGGGATTTTTGGCTGTGTGGCGCACGCCTCCCCGCCAGTTTGCTCTTTTGGGTCACTCGATCGACGAGGACAGTCTGCGGGTGGTTCGTGGTTACCTCTTCCGGGTTGACACAATTGTACCGCTGGTTCGGATTCAGCATATTGATGTCGGACAGGGTCCCCTCGAGCGCTTTTGCGGGGTAGCCCATTTGGTGGTTCATACGGCCGGGACGCACAATAGCGTCGTAGTGCTGCCGGGTCTCTTGCCGGAGGCTGCCTATCTGATGCGCGATGCAATCCGGCGCAAAATTCGCACAGACTTTGTGTGA